CCGGTGAACTGGATGGGaccgcccagggctccggctggacTGGCTGAGAAACACACAAGGGATCGGGCGGGTTTCCCATGCCCCGGGCCTCGCCCCATCCTAACCCCCCTCACCCCTGGGCTCTTAGTCAGGTGCCTTCCAGAGCGGATCCCCCAGGTCCCGGGGGAAAAGCCGGCTGGCTGGCGGGGACGGGATCCGAGCAGAGCCGGAGTCCGTCGGCAGGCTATGGGAATCTCTGCTGTTTGGTGAGCTGAGCAACCTGTCCCCGGGGTGAGTCTAGAAcgtgcccaccccagccccccctgcagctCATCTGCCCCAGCGTCCTGACCCCCACAGGGGCCCCTCTGTTTGTTTTTGCCTTGGTGGCATCGGATCTCGGGCAGGTACTGATCCCGGCTGCCCATGCCTGCCAGCTGCTGTCTGTCGGCATCTCGGCGCGGGGTGTAAATTACACATCGGTTTGGGGGATTTTCCCATGGTGTAACTGACCCACCAAGAGATGGGGCCGGCAACTAACCAGAGTGCCAGACGAGGGGTGCCTTCCCTGAGCGgggaagcagaatcaggcccctgctCGCCACCAGCCAGCTGGGAAACTTTCCAGCGTCGCCAGCCAGGCGACCCCGAGACCCAGCCAAGCATTAGGGGCAGGGGGGCCGGATGCAGCTAGCCGAGGGGGAGGGCTGTCTTGCTGGATATCAGTAGCCACCGTCCATCCAGGGGCCAGCCGGGTGTAAACCTGCAGCGACTCCACCAGCTTTGGAGACGCCACTGGATTCGTGCCGGTCGTCATGGAGATGgaagttatttaggtgcccaactcccatgggtttcaataggagttaggcgcctaaattGAACGTGGGCCTCGTTGTGCATCTTTTATtgagctgagctgctgctgtttcacGATGCCTAGGAGAGATTTGGCCAACGGGCCGGTGAACGAGGGGACGTGCAGGGCCGTGGGCCTAGTGAGATTCAACCGAGTCTGTGGGGCCAGGCGTAGGGTTtgtgtgaaaaatgtcacacccGGTGCCCGACCTTGCACCCGCTCGGTGGAGCCCTCCGGTGGCGGGTGCGGCCAGAGCTGGGTACCTTCGTTAAGAGGCCATGCACCTGTCTCTGGGGAGCAGCGGGTGCGACAGGCACCCCCGAGCTAGGCTGAAGCAAATTCTCTGCCAATTGAGTCGGATCGGCCTGAAATTTGCTCAGATGGGGCTGGGGCCCGGGGAGGGTCCGTATTCAAAGTGGTTGGAATGAGGGgttccgggggaggggggagggggcgttaAAAATACAGACTTCGCCCTTGGGTGCGAAACGGCTCCAAGCGGTGCCGTGCTCCCAGCGGGCAAACAGGTCAGCTCGGGCGAACAGCAGCGTGGAAATCTTTCTGGGCCTGCCACTTGCTCTCCTCCGCTCGGTGCTGTTCCCTTCCTTTGCtttgttcctggctggctgcggggggcctgggggagcccagagccaggccgcggggtgtgtgggggggtgacacTTACCGGGTTGTAGATGGGCTGGTAGCCGGGTGCAGGGACGTAGGCCATCGGGGCGCTGGGGTCTCTCCCTGTGCAGCGAATGGGCAGGGCGGAGCACAGGGAGAGCAGCAAGAGGATGGAAGGGAGTTTATAGTCCTGGATTGGGAGGCGGGGCGGCCATGCCACTCGGCCGGCCTCCGCCCACCTGCCCAGGAGAGGTGTCGCCCTGCCCAGCCGCACCCAGCTCCGTGGAAAATCCTCATTCTGAGTGGAAATGGCAAAGCCAGATTTCTGATGATCTAGTGGTTGAAGCTGGGGACggggagggctgggaggcaggactcctgggtcccattcctAGTCTGGTAGGAGATGGGTTAGGGCAAAAGGGGTtaagagtccggactcctgggttccatccccagctgtaGGAGGGATTGGGGTCCGGTGGttaaagcggggtggggggctggagccaggactcctgggttctattctggaaTTGTTCACCCCACAACATGACTGGAGCAGAGCCCCTGTCCAGCGTCACATGCGCTCTGTAACCATGGAGCTGGGCCAGTCGGTTTTCCCTCACGTTCCTGGTGACAGCCCCCTTGTGGTGACTGGGCcctgcagagtggggtggggatgtgggggtctagtggttagagcaggggggctgggagccaggactcctgggttctatccccagctcttgcTCACAGATTTTCCATTGACCCAATCCCAGGGCTGACAGCTtagattgggggagtgggggtggcgcTGGGCAGGACTcagctgcgcccccccccccggcttaggcctagggttgccaatcttccaggattgtcctggagtctccaggaattaggGTCACCTTTAATGGCATGTGACgagacctccaggaatatgtccagccaaaattggcagCCCTCCTTTGGGCCGATCCTTTTCCCTCTCCGTGCCCACATTTCTCCCCCACCATGAGACCAGCTGATCCCGGAGTCCCGGGCTCAGGGGGCACCTGCAGCTTAGGAAAGGCAAAGGGCCGGGCACTGGGCCGCATGTCCAGCTGGAGGCGAAGGTCCAGCCATCATTGGAGCCAGCACATGGGTAGCGGGTGACCTGGCTTGGAGCTGGGGTGCTGGCACAAGGCAGGGGATCTGGgtctgggggagcagaggaggggacTCGCTGCAGGAGACCAGGGCACGGCTCCTCCCGGTGCCCTTTCCCCCAGGAGGTGCAGCTCTCCAGAGAGCCGTGCCCAGATGACAGATGGGTGCCGGCCCGGGGCTTTGTTTGCTGAGAAGGGGAGCGTCCCTGCCTGACCGTGGGCGGCTGGCTCAGCACGGCAGAAAGCAAAcacggggggcagagggggtgcagcaggcaggggagggacTGGCTTCCTCATTCCTAAGCATTGTGGCGGGGTGCACGAGGGAGGCTGTGGCGTTGGTGTTTCGGATTCTGTGGTTACCAAGGCCAGATCCTGGGCCCTGCCCGCTCCCCCACGGAGCCAGTTCCCTGGAGCTGCGCTGGGATGGGCAAGCTCTGCTCAGACAGGGGCAGGCTGAGCAGAGGGCGGGGAGCCGGGAACCCCAGCCGTCCTGTGCCAGTTCCCCAGGGGCGATGTTCTTACGGGCCTTGGCACTGGTGTTAGGGCAGCACCTGGGGCCCACCCTTCCCACAATGGGGCTTCATTGGGCCGGGCGCTGCAAAGACCCAGCGTGAGGGACGGGGGTCAGGTCTGGCGTTACGAGTGTTGTGCTTATTATGTGTATTACGGTAGCAGGTGAAAtccgggccccattgtgctcccAGTCTGAATCATtagtgaaggggaggggaaactgaggcacagagagacatgacttgcccaaggcatgAATAGACCCCAGGCATCCTGATTCCCAGTGCTGGCAACTGCCTCCCTGTGGGCAGGCTGAGAATTAAGTCCCATGCTCTCAGCCCGcttgcaggggttggggggggagaccagggccctgggtcactccccacccccagctccggcTGGAGTGGGGGCCGACCAAATCCAGGCCATTCATGCAGGCTGGCACAGGTCAGAGTCTCTTCCGAGGGCTGAGCCTTCCTGCACAGCAGGGGAAGAGGTACAGACGGGACGGTGCCGCAGAGCCGCATCACGCCAGCCCAGGCCAGAGGAAGTTTAGCCCCAGGTTGCAGGGTGCCACCTTGGAAGGAGGGTGACTGGCCTGACCTCAGCTGTCCCCCAGGCACCGAACCCAATAGCCTTTCCTCGTCCTAGCCTTCACTGCTGTTTGCTCAGCCTGCAGGCCCATGCCACGCAGCTAATTTAAATGGGCCAGAGGACAGGCCAACAGAGATGGGGCGGTTGGAAGAGCCAGCGCCCCTTGGCTCTGTgcctcatccccacccctccccacccagagctctCCGAGGAGTTGGGTTTTATGGGCTGATTGCTCGTTAGGTTGAGTGGGAGGGTAGCAAAGGTCACAGCTGACTAGGGCAGGGTCTGTGGGTGTGTGGGAGTCGGCCTTACAGGCCCCTGCGACATCGGGGAGCGGTGGTGCCGAGAGAACATTTTCAGCTGCAAAAATGCAGCTTTGGCGACCGTGGAATTCGCGTCGGTTTCACCAGATGGGTCGGGGTGAAAAAAACCACTCCCCCCAAAAGGCTGGTGAATCGCTTCCATTTGCCACATCCTCCTGTTTAAACCAAGCaagccaaccccctccccccccccgcttccaacaggaggaaaaaaacagctCAATATTTTTGCTGCCCTGaagctttttaaagcttttcaATGCAGCAAAAGGTCAACCCCATGAATTGGTGGGTCAACCCCAAGGGGAAACCTCAGAGCTGCGCCAGCTCTGGCGATCACAGCGCACGTGGGCGGCGCCAGCCTGGATGGCTCGTGGACTTCAGCACCAGTGGGAGTCCAGGAGCGCTCCGTGCCAAGGAGCAGCGGGTGCATCACAAGGCTCCCTGGCGCTGGTCTCGCCCTACTGGGCGCTTACGGTCTCGGCTGAAAGCCTGTGGCAGATGGGGCATCGTACAGGAAACGTGCGAGACGTGTTGTCTGTAGGTCTGTGCGTTTGGGGTGCACAGACACCCGTCAGGCATCAGGTACAGCCCCCGTCCCGCTCTCAGGCCGCTCCTGTGCCAATTTCACAACGGTCACCCACTGCCACGCGAAGCAAAACTGCAGGGAGTAAAGCCAATGAACTGCAGGAGCTATAACTGGGGGGTGTGCAGCAGTTCTTCCCTCCCCCGTTATCCTTCACCCAGGCTGGTTACTGGGTTCGTTTCGGGAAAGGGGGCTCACCGCCAGGCGTGGCTGACACTGGTGGAAGGACCGTGGGCGGAGGAGCTGGCGTTAGGCTCGTACACAGACTCGTTGCTGCCAAGCTTGCGACTTACCGGCCACTGAAGCCGTTTGTTAAATAAACGTGGCCTTGTTTTCGGTGCTATGTGTTCAGCGGTGCGGCTTTCGATGGTGTAAGGAGCAAGGGCTGGCACCTGTTCCCGTGGGAACAGTGGGGATGGTAGGTCTGTGAGCAGCCCGGGGCTGGACACTCCAAGGAGACATTGAGAGTTTGCAAAGTGCCCATCTCTGGCCGGGGTGGGGCGAGGGAAGCGCTTGTGTGACCCATGGAGGCAGGGAGCTGACCCTGGCAAGGACCCACAAGGCTCCCtcacgctaagggcaggtggGAGCGAGTTGCCTCTGTACTCTGGGACGCATCAAACCCCCTTTCCCCTGGAGggctcccctcccaccagccccccGCTTTAGCTCTGGTGCCTGAGCCAGCAGCCGGGGGCAGAGAGCACCTGCTGTATGGCCAAAGCCAGGGCAGGGTAAGCCCTACTGCTCCCCTGGGACTGGTGCCCCCCATCTATACCCCCTCCTAGGGGCAGCATCGCTCACACCCCACTTCAGCCTCTGCCTAGCGTAGACCTGAGAGTCCCGccttccccctccaccacctGGGGTGGCTATTCCCTGCCTTAGCCTCTGCCCCTTGCCACTTTCCAGCTGCCACCTTGGGCtccctttctcccatgctgcctagTTCAAACCCTGGACCCCTCGGCAGTGAGCCCCAGACTTCGTGCAGCAGAGGGCAGGTTTGCTTGATTTCAGTTTATTAATAACTCAGCTCTGGGTTCATCTCATTGGTGGCTTTTTCTGCTATGAAACAAGCTTTAGGGGCCAGCGCAGACCCCGAGGCCTGACCCAGACAGGGGGTCACACTAAAGGCACGGTGGGCTAACAGTCCGATTGAGCCGCAGCTACATCTTGGAGTACACGATGTCCTTGGTGCTCTTCTTCTCCATGGCAGCCTGAGCAGATTTCACGAGGTCCTCGGTCTGCAGCATGCTCATGTTCCAGGTGGCCTGGGGGGAGGCACAGCAGGTAAAGGGGGGGCAGGAGAGCCACTGAGGGGAGGGAAATGCaatgggcctttcccctctagccACAGGAGGCCGCAGGCAGATTTCCAGGGCACAGCTGCGTCTcaggggctgggatagcaggggctgcgggctggggttgaggggcaccggcagagctctgtgtggggaGCCTGTGGGCTgcgggctgggaatgagggacaCCGCAGAGCTGTGGATAAGGAGCCTGGGGGTGCAGATCAGGGTTAACACCAGCAGAGCTGTaggtggggagcccaggaggcTGGAGAtctggattgaggggcactggcacagctgcgtgtggggagcccaggggctgggggttgggaatgAGGGGCATCCGCAGAGCTGTGGGTCAGGGCTAGGGGGCAGCAGCTTGGGTGCTCACCATGTACCGGAGGCCCTCAGACACGGAGTGGTCCCTGGAGTACACTAGGTTGACCTTGGTGCCCTGCACAGCCACGGGGCTCTTGCCAGCGATGTCGGCCGCCAGCTCAAAGGCGCCCTCCAGCATGGCCTGCTTGTCCTGGAAAACCCggctggagagaggggaggagccaTGCGACGCTAAGGCGGGTGCTCCGACCCCCAGAGCTGGGACACCACACCCCCCACCTTGCGGATGGGACAGAACCAGTTCGCAGCAGCAGGGTCTCCAGCCAATCGCAGTGCACATCACGACAGGGGGCGTGGCCCAGACCCCTCCCAGTGGCTCTACCCCATAGACCCATGCAGGGGGGAAAGGAAGCCCTCAGCCTCATGGGCCTGTCTGCTCTCGGGAGCAGGACCCCACTCCCCACGCGCTCAGGAATTGGGAGAAGGTGGAGTCACACGTAGGACGActtggttctgtccccagctcggggaggggaggggaggggaatctaGTAgttgggcagcagggagccaggactcctgggtctccTCCCAAAACCGCCAGACTTAGGAGAAGCCCCcaacccctctctgtgcctcccttTAGCCACAGGCTGCTTCGCCTCTGGAAGGCGGGGAGCGGGGGCATTCGCTCCCCTGGGTAACATGCTCATGGGGGCAGCTACCTGACCAGGCCGCTGCTCTCAGCTTCTGGAGCCATCATCTTGCGGGCGGTGAAGGCCAGTTcattcaccaggctggggagggagagcacaggggtgggtgtgggtgtgacacacacacacacacacacacacacacctccctccctgggAGAGGCTGCACCTTGCCAGTTATGCTGTACAGATCCCTCCTGCAcgtctcccctctccctctgccagCACAGCaagcctgcagccctgccctgccggAAACACAGCTACTCCCTGACACCCAGCCAGCTTCCAGGGGCGCTGGGCGGCCAGTGGGGAGCACGGATCCTAAATCCTCttgctcttcagctgggccaGAGCTCCCTGCAGTCTCTCTAAGCGCCACGAGGTGCCATTCCTGCCTTGGGCtgttcccactcccctccccagcaagGTCCCGTGGGCAAAGACCACAGGGTGACGCATGAGCCAGCCTAAAACGTGGCCAATTCAATTAAAGGAGCCTGGCCAGGCAAAGCCAGCAGTGCTCAAATTGCAAGGCAAAGATGGGGTCAAAGGTGGAAACGACTCCCCACGATGGAGCGTGGGCCCGGAGGAGCGTGAAAGGGGCATTTTTCCAGGCACTGGTGCTCAGATTCTGTGGCACACAACATAACCCCCAGGGCTGTTAGCCTACCCACGGATTTGCCAGCTCTCCATCAACTGACTGCCCCTTTTAATGAGGTTGGGGAGAATCTGGGCTCTGACCCATCCCCACGTTTGAAACCAGCTGCAGGCACATACCTCTGGTTCCCGATGATCTTGGGCAAGCGCTGCAGCGTGCCCACATCTGCTGCCAGCCCGATATCCacctcctgcaaggggggagagaagggcagGGATCAGACACCCTCATGCCTAGACGCGAGGCTTAGAAGGGGCATCAGCTCACTGGGCCACACAACACAAGGGAGCTGtgccatgggggcggggggcagggtgtgtgtgattCTGTTACCATGATCCGCGGGGAAACGGCCCGGCTACACAAAGgcagcagggacagaacccaggtcttcaaCCACAAACCTCTTCTGCCTCAGCTAAAAAACCCAGGTCTGCTGGCCAGGGCTGCAGAAGGCAACGTATGTGGCCCAGCCACCACCAGAgggagccacgtggagctggGGTAAGGAAGGCAGCTGTAGTAATTGTTGCAGAGGGAAATGGCACATTTGCCAGCCAATCACTCTGCTTCTATCAGCCACCCCCTTTTTTGCCTTTGACAACATAAACTCTTCCGAACAGCAACTGTCTTGCTATATCTGTCCAGCACCCACTACCACAATCCTGAGATGGACTGAAAAGTGGGTTACAACTGTGATCTGTCACTTTAAATGTTCTggggttttcctggtcctgctggcAGGCCAGGGGGGCACTGTAGGAAAACGTGAGATCAGACTCAGTCAGCAAAGAGCCAGCACAGAGCAAACTTGGGTGAGCTGAGCCCCTCTGCCTcagagagcagcctgctttgtcttgCTCTGTTttggggcgctggtgtgttagaATTGTGAAGTCTAAGAAATAAAGTGTTTTGCAGCAACCTTCCAGCGAGAGcattgtgtgtttttatttaacttctgTGTGTGTATGCCACTAACATAACTAACGCATCGTCACTAAGCTACAGAGTTGGCATAAATGGGTTCTCTGGGCTACTGGTTCAGGCTCTCAGCATACTCAGGCATCAGTTCAAATTCCGAAGGGGTTTGGCAGAACCATGAAAGGCAACTGTGACTCAGGGACCTCTTGATGCCACCTGTGTCACACTGATCATTGCAATCATTGCAAGATTTAAGTACAGAAAATAGTGAGGAGTTAAATATATATGctgaaaattctgttttttcgGGCTGTAGTTGTAAGCTGGTCACTCAAACGTAGCGTGCCTTGAGACAAATGTCTCCAGACAGGGGATGGGAGACTCTTCTCTCACTGTGTGTCACACAATAGGCGTCTATTAGCATGCCAATGCCAGTGAAGAGCTGGCAGAGATGACAGAAGGAAATTAACaagaagaggtaaacagtgggggAAAAGAGGAGGTGCCCTGTTTTGAGGTGAACATCACAGGTCTGTTTTTGGTATATTTGGCATCTTTCACCTACGAAGTAAACTGGTTGAAAACACTGGGGTTACGCTATCTTACAGGAGACAGGGGAATGCCCTGTTAGTGAAAGGGAGGCTCTAAGAAGccttataattttgttttatatgtaaccgtAGATGTATTCCAATCTTCTGACTTGCTAGCACTTGAATCTCTGTTTGACAAACTTATTCTCACTCTACGTAATTGCACTGAGTTGTACAAGCTGGAGTGTATTTCTCTTTTGGGAACAGTGGATCTGAGAGTTCTGCAAGCGTTCTGTGCTGCAGGGACTGGGGACTCCAGAGGGATGATCCGAGGGCTCAGGAGTTAGCGTGTGCCTATCACTACCTGTATAGAGAGAGCAgggccagaggctggtggtttcagggcaCTGATCCACAGACCAGACTGCCTCATGGTAAAGGCAGTTGGCAGCGAGGTGCCTGAAAACCCTGGATACCCCTGGGAAGCATCAAATGAGCTCGGATTCTGGAGGACAATTGCACAGCTGCGTAAATGCCTTATATTCCGCGGTGTTGAAaacacagagcagtgctgctggcaTGTTACAAGTAACAGAGCCAGAAAAGCACACTGCTGTCACCAGCATGCCCCAAAACTTGCTTAAAAAGCCAGCAACAATCAGATTTCTGCCCTCAAGGGAAGGGCAGCAGAGGGCCCAGGACATACCTTCACTTGGAACCATGCATCCTGGGTGCAATACCGGATATCACAGGCAGAGATCAGGTCTACACCTGCAAAGGGAACCGACAGTCATTCTGGTCCTGCCGCAACATTCCCACACCTCCACTTCCCTGTCcttgttctccctctctctggtgCCAGGAGTCTCCAGGGAGATTCAGGCAAGGCTTCCCCTTGGGGCATCCCCTATACGGATGGGTGCATGGCACCCCCTAGTGCTGCACGGGGTTCAGTACTAACTCAGAGGGAAGGGTATcagggagtagccgtgttagtctggatctgtaaaagcggcctagagtcctgtggcaccttacagacgaacagacgtattggagcatgagctttcgtgggtgaacacccactgcatgcatccgacgaaatgggtgttcacccacgaaagctgctgctccaatacgtctgttcgtctataaggtgctacaggac
This is a stretch of genomic DNA from Chelonia mydas isolate rCheMyd1 chromosome 23, rCheMyd1.pri.v2, whole genome shotgun sequence. It encodes these proteins:
- the ECH1 gene encoding delta(3,5)-Delta(2,4)-dienoyl-CoA isomerase, mitochondrial isoform X2, with product MSSTPEQPHASHSYETLKVSRVREKVFHVELNRPDKRNAMNAVFWREMVECFNKIAQDSDCHAVVVSGAGKLFTAGIDLMEMGSALMMVEGDDTARKAWNMRKKIREYQESFTVLERCPKPVIAAVHGACIGGGVDLISACDIRYCTQDAWFQVKEVDIGLAADVGTLQRLPKIIGNQSLVNELAFTARKMMAPEAESSGLVSRVFQDKQAMLEGAFELAADIAGKSPVAVQGTKVNLVYSRDHSVSEGLRYMATWNMSMLQTEDLVKSAQAAMEKKSTKDIVYSKM